In the Rhododendron vialii isolate Sample 1 chromosome 2a, ASM3025357v1 genome, CGAAAGAAAGTATCACGTAGagaaagaaaaactttttcacAGAGCCTGTTTACAGCAATTTCGTGAATAAGTCTATAATCATCAATTACTTATCAGCTGAAGCTTGGACCGGCATTGAATATTCGGCTTCCACCATTGGTCTAGCCCATGCGCCTGCCTAAGACCTTGAACGGGGCTCCCATTAATAGTCAGACACGCTGAAGGAAGGAGATGCAGTGGTTCAATTGCACCTGATATTGAATTCCTTGTAGAAAGCCTTTCAATAGCTCTGGCTTCAATCGCCGCCATCCTATCCCTGTGTTCAAAATACCCAACATACTCTGCGGAAATAGGATCGGACGGATTCACAAAAAGGTACGGAATCCACCCCGACAACGTAGCAAACCAGTCACCTGTTTGAGGCCTTTGATTTAGAGCTTTTAGAGCAATTGTAACGTAACACTGCGCATGATCCGACGCCCACTCTTCAATATTTCAGTTTGGGTCATCACCTCTATTGGGACGGATATGAACGGAGGGTTGAAGAGGTAAGTTTCCAGAAAAAATACCATTGTAGCCATGTTCTTTCCAGCTAGCAGCGCCATGGCCGAACCTAATGAATGTCCGGCTAAGCACATGTTTGCGGCTCCGGCTATGGAAACCGTGTGTTGCACAGCTTGCATTGCATGCTGAAAGAGGGGGCTCTGTTCAAGCGTATTCCGAATGACCTTGAGATCCAACGTGAGGGCCTGTGACATGGTCTCCCATCCGGTCATCTTACCACGGAAGGCAACCACGTATCTTGTAGGGCTGTGGAGTGGATAGTGGTGACCGTAGGGAGGTAGGGATTTGAACTCGTAAATGGCACCAAAGATCGAGCGATCAGCGTTGTCAACCAACACGTCGAA is a window encoding:
- the LOC131317249 gene encoding GDSL esterase/lipase At4g10955-like, whose protein sequence is MVCGMRVLDECCCICILICCMCIPRVSCDLMRCETTRKNPNHRRSAAASLIQGVYSQEHDRQLNRQGHQAIAPHWWDFFNFRLFDVLVDNADRSIFGAIYEFKSLPPYGHHYPLHSPTRYVVAFRGKMTGWETMSQALTLDLKVIRNTLEQSPLFQHAMQAVQHTVSIAGAANMCLAGHSLGSAMALLAGKNMATMCYVTIALKALNQRPQTGDWFATLSGWIPYLFVNPSDPISAEYVGYFEHRDRMAAIEARAIERLSTRNSISGAIEPLHLLPSACLTINGSPVQGLRQAHGLDQWWKPNIQCRSKLQLISN